In Sinorhizobium sojae CCBAU 05684, a single window of DNA contains:
- a CDS encoding fumarylacetoacetate hydrolase family protein, with protein sequence MKLLRYGPEGAEKPGVLDGAGRIRDLSGVVADISGPAIADLGWADRLEIESLPVVDDAPRLGACVAGTGKFICIGLNYADHAAESGLDVPPEPVIFMKATSAITGPNDNVIIPRGSVATDWEVELGVVIGKKAKYVDKAEALDHVAGYCVVNDVSERDFQARRSGQWTKGKSCDSFGPIGPWLVTRDEIANPQNLKMWLSVNGVTKQNGTTETMVYGVSYLVSYLSQFMTLHPGDIISTGTPPGVGLGFKPPQYLKPGDVIELGIEGLGTQKQTVIAD encoded by the coding sequence ATGAAGTTGTTGCGCTATGGACCTGAAGGGGCGGAAAAGCCGGGCGTGTTGGATGGAGCGGGCCGAATTCGCGATCTCTCGGGTGTGGTTGCCGATATTTCAGGTCCGGCAATCGCCGATCTCGGCTGGGCGGACAGGCTCGAGATTGAGAGCCTGCCGGTAGTGGATGATGCGCCGCGCCTCGGCGCCTGCGTCGCCGGCACCGGCAAGTTCATCTGCATCGGCCTCAACTATGCGGACCATGCTGCCGAGTCCGGCCTCGACGTTCCGCCCGAGCCAGTCATCTTCATGAAAGCGACCTCGGCAATCACCGGGCCGAACGACAATGTCATCATACCGCGGGGCTCGGTTGCCACCGACTGGGAAGTCGAACTCGGCGTCGTCATCGGCAAGAAGGCGAAATATGTCGACAAGGCCGAAGCGTTGGATCATGTCGCCGGCTACTGCGTCGTCAACGACGTCTCGGAGCGCGATTTCCAGGCGAGGCGATCGGGCCAATGGACCAAGGGCAAATCCTGCGATTCCTTCGGTCCCATCGGCCCGTGGCTCGTCACCCGCGACGAGATTGCCAATCCGCAAAACCTGAAGATGTGGCTCAGCGTCAACGGCGTGACGAAGCAGAACGGCACGACCGAGACCATGGTCTATGGCGTCTCCTATCTCGTCAGCTATCTATCGCAGTTCATGACCTTGCATCCCGGCGACATCATTTCGACTGGCACGCCGCCGGGTGTCGGCCTGGGCTTCAAACCGCCGCAATATCTCAAGCCCGGCGATGTCATCGAGCTTGGGATCGAGGGGCTCGGCACGCAGAAGCAGACGGTGATCGCGGACTGA
- a CDS encoding DMT family transporter — MADTASATVSAQPSTARTGVLIMLLGMLMFSLNDVMGKWLVATYSVGQVVLIRSIAAGVVLLPFLWLRGPKKLVAVERPGLQLARVVASTAEVFAFYFAVVTLPLADVMTYWLAAPIYVAAVSPLVLKEPVGWRRWTAIAIGFVGVIIALEPSSQALTLPALISILGSMFFAFMMVSGRSLRGTPDTTLAFWQIVGAAVAGLLWAPFDWTPLKPLDTALLGLLGVVAMLAHVLVNRALKLADAATVAPLQYTLLFWAIVFGWLIFGDSPRLSMVLGAGLIVASGLFIFFREQQLKRQGRIKL; from the coding sequence ATGGCCGATACCGCTTCCGCAACCGTTTCCGCCCAGCCGAGCACCGCTCGCACCGGCGTTCTGATCATGCTTCTCGGCATGCTGATGTTTTCGCTGAACGACGTCATGGGCAAATGGCTGGTGGCGACCTATTCGGTCGGACAGGTGGTTCTGATCCGCAGCATCGCCGCCGGTGTGGTGCTGCTTCCGTTCCTGTGGCTCCGCGGACCGAAAAAGCTTGTCGCGGTTGAGAGGCCGGGGCTCCAGCTTGCCCGGGTGGTCGCCTCCACCGCGGAGGTCTTCGCCTTTTATTTCGCCGTCGTCACCCTGCCGCTCGCCGATGTCATGACCTATTGGCTGGCCGCGCCGATCTATGTTGCGGCCGTGTCGCCGCTGGTGCTGAAGGAGCCTGTCGGCTGGCGGCGATGGACAGCGATCGCCATCGGCTTCGTCGGCGTCATCATCGCACTTGAGCCCTCCTCGCAGGCCCTGACGTTGCCGGCGCTGATCTCGATCCTCGGCAGCATGTTCTTTGCATTCATGATGGTTTCCGGGCGCTCGCTGCGTGGAACGCCAGATACGACCCTCGCCTTCTGGCAGATCGTCGGCGCCGCGGTCGCCGGGCTGCTCTGGGCGCCCTTCGATTGGACGCCGCTGAAACCCCTCGACACCGCTTTGCTCGGCCTCCTCGGCGTCGTCGCCATGCTCGCCCATGTGCTCGTCAACCGGGCCTTGAAGCTCGCCGATGCGGCGACCGTTGCGCCGCTGCAATATACGCTGCTCTTCTGGGCGATCGTCTTCGGTTGGCTGATCTTCGGCGACAGCCCGCGCCTGTCTATGGTGCTGGGCGCTGGCCTTATCGTCGCCTCCGGCCTTTTCATCTTCTTCCGGGAGCAGCAACTGAAGCGGCAGGGAAGAATAAAGCTCTAG
- a CDS encoding cation-transporting P-type ATPase has translation MRDAASTTASQPPGSTEEPENTSATTTGAATTPALAWHAITPEAALDVLSTGANGLSAREASERLETYGPNRLPEGPRSGALKRFLLQFHNLLIYVLLAAGLIAAAIGHGPDSLVIFAVVLINAVIGFVQEGRAEKALEAIRAMIDPQASVVRNGRRTTIRAGEVVPGDIVLLEAGDRVPADLRLIKARNLRIDEAILTGESVPVDKSIRPVAGDAALGDRFSMAFSGTFVAAGQGTGVTVATGAAAELGRISSMIGAVERIATPLVRQMGQLARQITIAVLGASVVVFTYAVLFRSYRLEDAFMTVVGLAVAAIPEGMPAVMTITLAVGVQRMARRNAIIRRLPAVETLGSVSVICSDKTGTLTRNEMTVSAVVTAEREIEVEGAGYRPEGGFRTSGGKALDPAADPVLEELSLAALLCNDAHLEERREEWTVNGDPMEGALVTLAMKAGHDAAAARAGFARLDEIPFDSRHRYMATLNACNGRPPVVYVKGAPEGILAMCSRVASFTGEQSLDFTGWHDRIQALAAAGQRVIALARRRMKDGTREIAPADIEHDLTLLGLVGLIDPPRPEAIAAVAECRAAGIRVKMITGDHAATARAIALQLGLAEEPKAITGQELEEAGEAGIHRHAREATVFARTSPEQKLRLVEALQADGSIVAMTGDGVNDAPALKRADVGVAMGCKGTEAAKEASEMVLADDNFASIVAAVREGRTVYDNLTKVIAWTLPTNGGEALTIVLAILFGLNLPVTPVQILWINMVTAVALGLTLAFEPTEPGAMQRSPRPAGAKILSGRLLWRILFVSALMVAGTFGIYAWAVARGLSIETARTMAVNTLVVMEIFYLFSVRYVHGTSLTWQGALGTSAVLIGVATVVGAQFAFTYLPPMHLIFGSRPVSFIDGIQIIAVGVALLLVVEAEKRIAALFTLSSDSRRLEQRL, from the coding sequence ATGCGCGATGCGGCGTCCACGACAGCGTCCCAGCCACCGGGCTCGACCGAAGAACCTGAGAATACCTCCGCCACGACCACCGGGGCAGCCACCACGCCCGCCCTCGCCTGGCACGCCATAACACCGGAAGCCGCCCTCGACGTGCTTAGCACGGGAGCGAACGGCCTTTCCGCGCGGGAAGCGAGCGAGCGGCTGGAGACCTACGGTCCCAACCGCCTGCCGGAAGGCCCACGCAGCGGCGCCTTGAAGCGCTTCCTGCTGCAATTCCATAATCTGCTCATCTACGTTCTGCTGGCCGCCGGGCTGATCGCTGCCGCCATCGGCCACGGCCCGGACTCGCTCGTCATCTTCGCCGTGGTGCTCATCAACGCGGTCATCGGCTTCGTTCAGGAAGGGCGCGCGGAGAAGGCGCTGGAGGCGATCCGGGCGATGATCGATCCGCAGGCTTCCGTCGTCCGCAACGGCCGTCGCACCACCATTAGGGCGGGCGAGGTGGTTCCGGGCGATATCGTTCTCCTCGAAGCCGGAGACCGGGTGCCGGCCGACCTCAGGCTCATTAAGGCGCGCAATCTGCGCATTGATGAGGCCATCCTCACCGGCGAATCCGTGCCCGTCGACAAATCGATCAGGCCCGTCGCCGGCGACGCGGCGCTGGGCGACCGGTTTTCCATGGCCTTCTCGGGCACTTTCGTTGCCGCCGGGCAGGGAACGGGTGTTACCGTTGCAACGGGCGCGGCGGCCGAACTCGGGCGGATCAGTTCCATGATCGGCGCGGTGGAGCGGATCGCCACGCCTCTCGTTCGGCAGATGGGCCAACTCGCGAGACAGATCACGATCGCCGTCCTCGGCGCTTCCGTCGTGGTCTTCACCTATGCCGTACTCTTCCGGTCCTATCGCCTGGAAGACGCCTTTATGACGGTCGTCGGCCTGGCCGTCGCGGCAATTCCGGAAGGCATGCCCGCGGTCATGACGATCACCCTTGCCGTCGGCGTTCAGCGCATGGCGCGCAGAAACGCCATCATCCGTCGCCTGCCCGCAGTCGAGACGCTGGGGTCCGTCTCCGTGATCTGCTCCGACAAGACCGGCACGCTCACGCGCAACGAAATGACGGTGAGCGCCGTCGTCACGGCCGAACGGGAGATAGAGGTGGAAGGAGCCGGCTACCGGCCGGAAGGCGGCTTTCGGACCAGCGGGGGCAAGGCGCTCGACCCGGCCGCCGACCCGGTGCTCGAAGAGCTGTCGCTGGCCGCGCTTCTCTGCAACGACGCGCATCTCGAGGAACGCCGCGAGGAGTGGACGGTTAATGGCGACCCAATGGAAGGTGCGCTCGTCACATTGGCGATGAAGGCCGGGCACGATGCCGCGGCAGCGCGGGCCGGCTTTGCCCGCCTCGACGAAATCCCCTTCGATTCCCGCCATCGATACATGGCGACGCTCAACGCCTGCAATGGCCGACCGCCCGTGGTCTACGTGAAGGGCGCGCCCGAAGGCATCCTCGCCATGTGCAGCCGCGTCGCAAGCTTCACGGGAGAGCAATCGCTGGATTTCACCGGCTGGCACGACAGGATACAGGCATTGGCCGCGGCCGGTCAGCGCGTGATCGCGTTGGCGCGCCGGAGGATGAAGGACGGCACCCGCGAAATCGCGCCGGCGGATATCGAGCACGACCTCACTTTGCTCGGCCTGGTCGGACTCATCGACCCGCCGCGTCCCGAAGCCATCGCTGCGGTCGCCGAGTGCCGGGCGGCCGGCATCCGGGTAAAGATGATTACGGGCGACCACGCTGCAACAGCACGCGCGATCGCACTTCAACTGGGGCTCGCTGAGGAACCCAAGGCCATCACCGGGCAGGAACTGGAAGAGGCAGGAGAGGCCGGCATTCACAGGCACGCCAGGGAGGCGACGGTCTTCGCCCGCACCAGCCCGGAACAGAAATTGCGCCTGGTGGAGGCGTTGCAAGCGGATGGATCGATCGTCGCCATGACGGGCGACGGGGTGAACGATGCACCGGCCTTGAAGCGCGCGGATGTCGGCGTCGCCATGGGCTGCAAGGGAACCGAGGCAGCCAAGGAGGCGAGCGAGATGGTGCTCGCCGACGACAATTTCGCCTCGATCGTTGCGGCCGTACGCGAGGGACGCACCGTTTACGACAACCTCACCAAGGTGATCGCCTGGACCTTGCCCACCAATGGCGGCGAGGCCCTCACCATCGTGCTCGCCATCCTGTTCGGCTTGAACCTGCCCGTCACTCCCGTGCAAATCCTCTGGATCAACATGGTGACGGCGGTGGCGCTGGGCCTGACACTGGCCTTCGAGCCGACGGAACCCGGCGCCATGCAGCGGTCGCCTCGCCCGGCAGGCGCAAAAATTCTCTCTGGAAGACTGCTTTGGCGAATCCTGTTCGTCTCTGCGCTGATGGTCGCCGGCACGTTCGGCATTTACGCCTGGGCCGTCGCGCGCGGGCTATCGATCGAAACTGCGCGAACCATGGCCGTAAACACGCTAGTCGTCATGGAAATCTTCTACCTGTTCAGTGTCCGCTATGTACACGGCACGTCGCTGACATGGCAGGGCGCCCTCGGCACCAGCGCCGTCCTTATCGGCGTTGCGACTGTCGTTGGGGCACAATTCGCCTTCACCTATCTGCCACCGATGCACTTGATCTTCGGCAGCCGACCCGTATCGTTCATCGATGGAATCCAGATCATAGCAGTCGGCGTCGCGCTGCTCCTCGTCGTAGAGGCCGAGAAGCGGATCGCCGCTTTGTTCACCCTCAGTTCGGACAGCAGGCGATTGGAGCAAAGGCTTTAG
- a CDS encoding YbhB/YbcL family Raf kinase inhibitor-like protein, producing the protein MTFSMISPAFADGQPIPRKYTRFDENLFPPLKWTGTPAGTQSFALVVEDPDAVSGVFRHCAIINIPGNWTELQQSVDTGPEHAIKFMKNDFGNARYDGPQPPPGTGVHHYKFRLAALDVGNLSIPEEVGAAEAWKRASKHMIGEATLVGTYER; encoded by the coding sequence ATGACCTTCAGTATGATCAGCCCCGCATTCGCTGATGGCCAGCCAATTCCCAGAAAGTACACCCGTTTCGACGAGAACCTCTTCCCGCCTTTGAAGTGGACGGGCACGCCGGCGGGCACGCAGAGTTTCGCCTTGGTCGTCGAGGATCCGGATGCCGTGAGCGGCGTTTTCCGCCATTGCGCGATCATCAACATCCCGGGCAATTGGACCGAACTTCAGCAGTCCGTCGATACCGGGCCTGAACACGCCATAAAGTTCATGAAGAACGATTTCGGCAATGCGCGTTACGACGGACCCCAGCCGCCACCCGGAACCGGCGTCCACCATTATAAGTTCAGGCTGGCGGCTCTCGACGTCGGCAACCTTTCGATCCCGGAGGAGGTCGGCGCCGCCGAGGCGTGGAAACGGGCAAGCAAGCACATGATCGGCGAGGCCACGCTCGTCGGTACCTACGAGCGCTGA
- a CDS encoding DNA-3-methyladenine glycosylase: protein MQWDDSFFARSAVEVAADLIGAELTVSGVGGIIVETEAYLPDDAASHSYGGMTERNRAMFGPSAQAYVYLSYGLHWCLNFVCLPASAVLIRAIEPKWGLETMRERRGVSRDRLLCSGPGRIGQALAINMEQNGLPLWREPFCLRLPEARPEISAGARIGISKAVEQPWRFGLANSNFLSRKF, encoded by the coding sequence TTGCAGTGGGACGACAGCTTTTTTGCGCGTAGCGCCGTAGAGGTCGCAGCAGATCTGATCGGCGCGGAACTTACAGTGTCTGGCGTCGGTGGAATCATCGTCGAAACCGAGGCCTACCTGCCGGACGACGCAGCGTCGCACAGCTACGGCGGCATGACAGAGCGCAATCGCGCCATGTTCGGTCCGTCCGCACAGGCCTATGTCTATCTGTCCTACGGCCTTCATTGGTGCCTGAACTTCGTCTGCCTGCCCGCCAGCGCCGTGCTCATCCGGGCAATCGAACCGAAATGGGGCCTTGAGACGATGCGAGAGAGACGCGGCGTTTCCCGGGACCGGCTTCTGTGCTCGGGGCCGGGGCGCATCGGCCAAGCCCTGGCGATCAACATGGAACAGAACGGCCTTCCGCTCTGGCGGGAGCCATTTTGCCTGCGCCTTCCCGAAGCAAGACCAGAAATCTCCGCCGGCGCCCGCATCGGCATTTCGAAAGCCGTCGAGCAGCCCTGGCGCTTCGGTCTGGCAAACTCCAACTTCCTCAGCCGGAAGTTCTAA
- a CDS encoding DUF763 domain-containing protein, with protein MAQRAGNADLPLHGGRVPKWLGDRMTRLGVLIAEAIVHHYGRDEFLKRLAHPFWFQSFGAVMGMDWHSSGITTSVIGALKRGLTPRAGELGIHVCGGRGQHSRKTPAELSTIGDRVGFDGLLLADASRLVAKVDSAAVQDGFDLYLHGFIVTDDAKWVVVQQGMNGDRRQARRYHWLSEGLESFVDSPHAAIEGRGQGEIVNLADRRAADSRQSQLSLLNALGPDGLIREVAKIETGGAAPAPETQPSLPHLFMPAHHDVRESDVNLRRLHGNLAAAADRGPKDFEELLMVPGVGARTIKALALVAEVVHGAPCRFSDPARFSLAHGGKDRHPFPVPLKVYDETINVMKSAITKGRLGGDEELAALKRLDDQSRRLERYATGPDLKEIVAGEFRDSPRFGGRSVFGWEESRKGRPAECAGSEVAPGTGSDRRKYPG; from the coding sequence ATGGCGCAGAGAGCAGGCAATGCGGATCTACCGCTGCATGGTGGGCGCGTACCCAAATGGCTCGGCGACCGCATGACGAGGCTTGGCGTGCTGATTGCCGAGGCGATCGTACACCATTATGGCCGCGACGAGTTCCTGAAGCGGCTTGCTCATCCGTTCTGGTTTCAGTCCTTCGGCGCAGTCATGGGCATGGACTGGCATTCGTCCGGAATTACCACAAGCGTAATCGGCGCGTTGAAACGCGGCTTGACGCCGCGTGCCGGTGAACTCGGCATTCATGTTTGCGGCGGCCGCGGCCAGCATTCCCGCAAGACGCCGGCCGAACTCTCGACGATCGGAGATCGTGTCGGTTTCGATGGCCTCTTGCTTGCCGATGCGAGCCGTCTTGTCGCGAAGGTCGACAGTGCGGCCGTGCAGGATGGGTTCGATCTTTATCTGCACGGCTTCATCGTTACCGACGACGCCAAGTGGGTCGTCGTCCAGCAAGGCATGAACGGCGACCGGCGCCAGGCACGCCGCTATCACTGGCTCTCGGAAGGGCTGGAGAGCTTCGTGGATTCTCCGCATGCGGCAATCGAAGGGAGGGGGCAGGGCGAGATCGTGAATCTTGCGGATCGGCGCGCTGCCGATTCGCGCCAGAGCCAGCTTTCTCTCCTCAATGCGCTCGGTCCCGATGGGCTGATCCGCGAGGTGGCGAAGATCGAGACGGGTGGGGCCGCACCGGCACCGGAGACCCAGCCGAGCTTGCCGCATCTCTTCATGCCGGCTCATCACGACGTGCGCGAAAGCGACGTCAATCTGCGGCGCCTGCACGGCAATCTTGCCGCTGCCGCCGATCGCGGGCCAAAGGACTTCGAGGAACTGCTCATGGTGCCGGGCGTCGGCGCGCGCACGATCAAGGCACTCGCTCTGGTCGCCGAGGTGGTCCATGGTGCCCCCTGCCGGTTTTCCGATCCCGCCCGATTTTCGCTTGCCCATGGAGGCAAGGACCGGCACCCCTTTCCGGTGCCGCTCAAGGTCTATGACGAAACCATCAATGTCATGAAGTCGGCGATAACGAAGGGCCGGCTCGGGGGGGATGAGGAGCTTGCGGCCTTGAAGCGGCTCGACGACCAGTCGCGCCGGCTGGAGCGCTATGCCACCGGGCCGGACCTCAAGGAGATCGTCGCGGGAGAGTTCAGGGACTCGCCGCGCTTCGGCGGGCGAAGCGTCTTCGGCTGGGAGGAAAGCCGCAAGGGGCGGCCGGCCGAATGTGCCGGGTCCGAGGTCGCGCCCGGGACTGGTTCTGACAGGCGCAAATATCCGGGCTGA
- a CDS encoding DUF3175 domain-containing protein: protein MGKQPETKAKWSQNVQSDALDLEPGVFTLDDPREIAHSLKRSAEASDRRKASPFCSAMSMLTFYINRAGAGLSSDRRHILERAKNELRRDFGRAPR, encoded by the coding sequence ATGGGCAAGCAGCCAGAGACGAAAGCCAAATGGTCGCAGAATGTCCAGAGCGATGCCTTGGACCTCGAGCCGGGGGTCTTCACCCTCGACGATCCGCGAGAAATCGCGCATTCGTTGAAGCGGTCGGCGGAGGCGAGTGATCGCCGCAAAGCAAGCCCCTTTTGCTCGGCCATGTCCATGTTGACTTTCTACATCAACAGGGCGGGTGCCGGGCTGAGCAGCGATCGGCGTCATATTCTCGAAAGGGCAAAGAACGAGCTGCGAAGAGATTTCGGTCGGGCGCCCAGATGA
- a CDS encoding glutathione S-transferase: protein MPYKLYYWDGIPGRGEFVRLTLEAAGADYVDVARLPGGTEEMLALMKDPSAVSIPFAPPFLVDGDLLIPQVANILFYLGPRLGLAPEDEGLRFVANGLQLTITDLLAEIHDTHHPISVSLYYDEQKPEALRRSAAFLGDRLPKFLSYFERLLNRNPAGRKHAVGKELSYVDLSLFQLVQGLRYAFPNAMRVHEPHLPALIALHDAVAARPRIRSYLASDRRLDFNESCVFRRYQELDQQF, encoded by the coding sequence ATGCCCTACAAGCTCTACTATTGGGACGGGATTCCCGGGAGAGGCGAATTCGTGCGCCTCACGCTCGAGGCGGCGGGCGCCGATTATGTCGATGTCGCCCGACTACCGGGCGGTACCGAGGAAATGCTGGCGCTGATGAAGGATCCGAGTGCCGTTTCCATCCCCTTCGCGCCGCCCTTTTTGGTCGATGGCGATCTCTTGATCCCGCAGGTCGCCAACATCCTGTTTTATCTCGGGCCCCGGCTCGGTCTCGCACCGGAGGACGAAGGTCTGCGTTTCGTCGCCAATGGCCTGCAATTGACGATCACCGACCTTCTTGCCGAAATTCACGACACGCATCACCCGATCAGCGTGTCGCTCTATTATGATGAGCAAAAGCCGGAAGCGCTGAGGCGCTCGGCGGCGTTTCTCGGCGACCGGTTGCCCAAGTTCCTCAGCTATTTTGAGCGGCTTCTCAACCGGAACCCCGCGGGCAGGAAGCATGCCGTCGGCAAGGAATTGAGCTATGTGGATCTCTCGCTGTTTCAGCTCGTCCAGGGACTCCGCTATGCGTTTCCAAACGCCATGCGGGTCCATGAGCCGCACCTACCAGCCTTGATCGCGCTGCATGACGCGGTTGCCGCCCGACCGCGAATCCGTAGCTATCTCGCGTCCGATCGCCGCCTTGATTTCAACGAATCCTGCGTCTTTCGCCGCTACCAGGAACTCGACCAGCAGTTTTGA
- a CDS encoding DUF4168 domain-containing protein — protein MITRRTSVASVTAAVFSLMVFSPAAALAQAQQTQPAQGQTGATSAPVSEEKLEAFAVAYLQVDKVRQEYSAKIGAETDASAKEKLQTEANQQMVKAVEASPISVEEYTSILTAAQNDPALANKVQEKLQTSQPTQQ, from the coding sequence ATGATTACTCGTCGCACATCCGTTGCATCGGTGACCGCTGCAGTCTTCAGCTTGATGGTCTTCAGCCCCGCAGCTGCACTGGCCCAGGCGCAGCAAACCCAGCCGGCGCAGGGGCAGACCGGCGCCACAAGCGCGCCCGTCAGCGAGGAGAAGCTCGAGGCCTTTGCTGTCGCCTATCTCCAGGTCGACAAGGTCAGGCAGGAGTATTCGGCAAAGATCGGCGCAGAAACGGACGCGTCGGCCAAGGAGAAGCTGCAGACCGAGGCCAATCAGCAGATGGTCAAAGCCGTCGAAGCCTCGCCCATATCGGTCGAGGAATATACGAGCATCCTGACGGCCGCACAGAACGATCCGGCACTCGCCAATAAGGTGCAGGAGAAGCTTCAAACTTCCCAGCCGACACAACAGTAA
- a CDS encoding class I SAM-dependent methyltransferase, whose product MSDVAERRNYDLRDEIKAYWSERAATFDLSPGHEIFSEEERSAWHRLFLRHLGRGDGRTALDLASGTGVISHLLDDLGFKVTGLDWAEPMLERARGKAKDRKRTIAFQMGDAENTMEPDDHYDIIVNRHLVWTLVDPAAAFAEWLRVLKPGGLVLIVDGDFVNTNALERFFGKLSAWGQRAGILRPDTPMHSREMMETHRSILSRVYFANGARAEAVVDLLRNAGFTDIEVDTDLGEIHRMQARNWNFFKGLARKSQHRYAIRASKPLPAA is encoded by the coding sequence ATGAGCGACGTGGCAGAGCGGCGGAATTACGATCTTCGCGACGAGATCAAGGCCTATTGGTCGGAACGGGCCGCCACCTTCGACCTGTCCCCGGGGCATGAAATCTTCTCCGAGGAGGAACGCTCCGCCTGGCACCGGCTCTTTCTGCGCCATCTCGGCCGCGGCGATGGTCGCACGGCACTCGATCTTGCGAGCGGTACCGGTGTGATCTCCCACCTGCTCGATGATCTCGGCTTCAAGGTGACGGGCCTTGACTGGGCCGAGCCCATGCTCGAGCGCGCCCGCGGCAAGGCGAAGGACCGCAAGCGCACGATTGCCTTCCAGATGGGCGACGCGGAGAACACCATGGAGCCGGACGACCACTACGACATCATCGTCAACCGGCATCTGGTCTGGACTCTGGTCGATCCGGCCGCGGCTTTCGCGGAGTGGCTGCGCGTATTGAAGCCAGGGGGTCTGGTGCTGATCGTCGACGGCGATTTCGTCAACACGAATGCGCTCGAGCGGTTCTTCGGAAAGCTGAGCGCCTGGGGCCAGCGCGCTGGGATTCTCAGGCCCGACACGCCGATGCACTCGCGGGAAATGATGGAAACGCACCGCAGCATTCTTTCGCGCGTCTACTTCGCCAATGGCGCACGCGCCGAGGCGGTCGTCGATCTCCTCCGCAATGCCGGCTTCACGGATATCGAGGTCGACACCGACCTCGGCGAGATTCACCGTATGCAGGCGAGGAACTGGAACTTCTTTAAGGGGCTCGCGCGCAAGAGCCAGCACCGCTACGCGATCCGGGCAAGCAAGCCTTTGCCCGCAGCGTAA
- a CDS encoding ABC transporter substrate-binding protein yields MNFLTRVAAAAAGLCVLFSGAAFADTVKVTDITGREVEVNVPVEHVILGEGRQIYFVGALDNDDPFKRVVGWRDDLTKADPESYAAYLAKYPGIANLPTFGGMKDGTFDIEQAVALKPDVMLMNVDAKTATEEAGYIEKLEKVGIPLVYVDFREKPMENTEPSMRLIGKLFGKEEKAEEFIKFRAEQIAKVTDVLSKANPEKPLVFMERAGGYSDDCCMSFGDENFGKMVEFAGGINMAKDIIPGTFGTVNPEQVIAANPDQVIITGGNWEGYVPGGNWVGVGYGADEKEALRKLENLTKRPAFTGVKAVKDGNVHAIWHQFYNNPYQFVAIQQIAKWLHPDLFKDLDPEATFKELHERFLPLPYKSGYFVSLNVSQ; encoded by the coding sequence ATGAATTTTCTCACCAGGGTGGCTGCGGCCGCCGCGGGACTTTGCGTGCTTTTTTCGGGCGCCGCCTTCGCCGATACGGTCAAGGTGACCGACATCACGGGCCGCGAAGTCGAGGTCAATGTACCGGTCGAGCATGTGATTCTGGGCGAAGGGCGCCAGATCTATTTCGTTGGCGCCCTCGACAATGACGATCCTTTCAAGCGCGTCGTCGGCTGGCGTGACGATCTGACGAAGGCCGATCCCGAAAGCTACGCCGCCTATCTCGCCAAATATCCCGGCATCGCCAACTTGCCGACCTTCGGCGGCATGAAGGACGGCACGTTCGACATCGAGCAGGCGGTCGCGCTCAAGCCGGACGTGATGCTGATGAACGTCGACGCCAAGACGGCGACGGAAGAGGCAGGCTATATCGAAAAACTCGAGAAGGTCGGCATCCCGCTCGTCTATGTGGATTTCCGCGAAAAGCCGATGGAAAACACCGAACCGAGCATGCGGCTGATCGGCAAGCTGTTCGGCAAGGAGGAAAAGGCCGAGGAATTCATCAAGTTCCGTGCCGAGCAGATCGCCAAGGTGACTGATGTCCTGTCGAAGGCCAATCCGGAGAAGCCGCTCGTCTTCATGGAGCGCGCCGGCGGCTATTCCGACGATTGCTGCATGTCCTTCGGTGACGAGAACTTCGGCAAGATGGTCGAGTTCGCCGGCGGCATCAACATGGCGAAGGATATCATCCCGGGCACCTTCGGCACGGTCAATCCGGAGCAGGTCATTGCAGCGAACCCGGACCAGGTCATCATCACCGGTGGAAACTGGGAAGGCTATGTGCCCGGCGGCAACTGGGTCGGCGTCGGCTATGGCGCGGATGAGAAGGAAGCCCTTCGCAAGCTCGAGAACCTGACCAAGCGCCCGGCTTTCACCGGCGTCAAAGCGGTCAAGGACGGCAATGTCCATGCCATCTGGCATCAGTTCTACAACAATCCGTATCAGTTCGTGGCCATCCAGCAGATCGCAAAATGGCTGCATCCCGACCTCTTCAAGGATCTCGACCCGGAGGCGACGTTCAAGGAACTGCATGAGCGCTTCCTGCCGCTGCCCTACAAGAGCGGCTATTTCGTCTCGCTGAACGTCAGCCAGTAA